The window ATTAGAGATGAGTATGGCGGCCATAGTGGCAGGGCCACTCCTGTTCCCATTCCGAACACAGAAGATAAGCCTGCCCACGTTGTTTACTGTACTGAGGTACGAGAGTCCTTGGGAAATCTACATCGCTGCTATACTCACTCTTTACCTTAACTTTTCTTTGATTTGCTACAACCCATGAGTTGTGACTTAATGTTTTCCTGGTATTCAACAGTCCTCCTGAGCTCTGCTTAAAGTAAACCGTGCAGAAGTTTTGCTGTGGTCAAAACAATACGATCACTAGCCTTCATTGTCGCAATGTAAAAGCTTATATGCCTGTATTGCCTACTAGGATTCGTTCAAATGCCAAGGTGGCGGAGCGGCTACGCAATCGCCTGCAGAGCGATTCCATTCCGGTTCGAATCCGGACCTTGGCTTTCATCCATTAACATGAGTAAGAGTACGGCGGCCATAGCGGCAGGGCCACTCCTGTTCCCATTCCGAACACAGAAGATAAGCCTGCCCACGTTGTTTACTGTACTGAGGTACGAGAGTCCTTGGGAAATCTACATCGCTGCTGTGCTCACTCTATTATCCTTTTCCTTTACTTGATCTACACTCACCTAGCTTTGAGTTTGTCTTTTTTTTAAGAATCTCTGATATGTAACCATACATGATCGCACTTTTCTATATCCCGCGCTCTAATCTGGGTGTGGATCTTGGTGTATATTCTGAATGTAGAATCTGTTCTCATTAATTCAATAATTATTGAAATAGCTAAGTTTATATAGTATTTCAACATTATTTGAAATCATGTCAACTGATTACTTCATATTTCTTATGAATGCTGGACTGCAATCGGTCCAGGAATATCTTGCACTTCATGTATTGCTGTGTTTGGTACCTGCATTCTTCCTTGCAGGTGCAATAGCTTCATTGTTCTCAAAGGAATCTGTGTTGAAGTTCTTTGGAGCAGATGCACCAAAGTATGTCTCATACTCGGTAGCTGCAGCATCCGGATGTCTTCTTGCGGTTTGCAGCTGTACCGTTCTACCGCTGTTTGCAGGTATCTATAAAAGAGGTGCAGGGATCGGACCTGCAACAACATTCCTCTTCTCCGCACCTGCCATAAACATACTTGCGATCGTCTACACTGCTAAGATCCTTGGATATGACCTTGGTGTGGCAAGAGCTGTCGTTGCAGTTTCACTATCTATTGTAGTCGGTCTGACCATGGCTGCAATATTTGAAAGAGGCAAGGTCGAGAGAAAGAAGATCGCTACTTTCGGTGAAGATAAGCACAGGAACAGCGCTTACCTGTTCATCCTGTTACTGGGAATCCTTGTTGTCCCGGAAATATTTGGTTCATGGTTGTTGATGCTGTCCATACTCATTCCATTGATAGCCATCACTGTGTACTTCTCGTTCAAATGGTTCACACGTGAGGAACTTTCTGACTGGATGGGTGAGACATGGTTCCTTGTAAAACAGATCACACCTTTGCTCCTGATCGGTGTGTTCTTTGCAGGTATCATTGTGGAGGTACTTCCTTCAGAATATGTTGCCAGGTTCGTAGGTGGTGACTCGGTCTCATCTTACCTGATAGCAGCGACCTCAGCAGCCTTAATGTACTTTTCAACACTTACCGAGGTTCCTATTATCAGTGCTCTCACAGTTCTTGGTATGGGAAGAGGTCCTGCTCTCTCAATGTTACTGGCAGGTCCTGCACTGAGTCTACCGAACATGATCGTAATCAGCAGGATCATGGGCGCTAAAAGAGGTGCTTCCTACATAATGCTGGTAGTTGTAATTGCTACACTGGCAGGACTTGGATTTGGTTATCTTATTGGCTGAGTTATTTAAAAAAATCTGAATCTCTAATATAACAAAAAAATAAAATATTGGGATAATATGGCTGAAGAAAACAAACTGGGGTTTTTTGAGAAATACCTGACCGTATGGATCTTTGCATGCATAGTCATTGGTATT of the Methanococcoides sp. LMO-2 genome contains:
- a CDS encoding permease is translated as MSTDYFIFLMNAGLQSVQEYLALHVLLCLVPAFFLAGAIASLFSKESVLKFFGADAPKYVSYSVAAASGCLLAVCSCTVLPLFAGIYKRGAGIGPATTFLFSAPAINILAIVYTAKILGYDLGVARAVVAVSLSIVVGLTMAAIFERGKVERKKIATFGEDKHRNSAYLFILLLGILVVPEIFGSWLLMLSILIPLIAITVYFSFKWFTREELSDWMGETWFLVKQITPLLLIGVFFAGIIVEVLPSEYVARFVGGDSVSSYLIAATSAALMYFSTLTEVPIISALTVLGMGRGPALSMLLAGPALSLPNMIVISRIMGAKRGASYIMLVVVIATLAGLGFGYLIG